The sequence CCCCTGCTCCTAGCCCCCTGCTCACGGCTGTTAAAAGTTGTTAAGCGGCCGTTAGACAACGAATTTTTGGGCCTTCGGTCATCGTTATGTTGACAGAAGCGGCACCCTGGGCAACTCAATTATTCCGCGAAACTCAGACCTTTTTGCCGCCATTTTAGTTCTACACAAAACAGTTTTTAGTACCTACTAATCATGAAAAGCAACTGGAAAGTTTTAGTGTTGATTGCGCTGCTTTCGAGTGGCGTTACGCTGGCCGCTTACAACCTGCTGGGTTTTAACAAGCGGGATGTAATCTTCACCGAGTCGGCTGGCTCGCCCATGAGTCGGCTGGCTTCGCTGACGGGCAACGCGCCCTCGGGTGCCCCTGGCGACTTCTCATACGCCGCTGAAGCCGTCACCCCGACGGTCGTGCATATACGCACCACCATTACCCGTACTGTACGTCAGCAACAAGTTCCCGATATCTTCCGCGATTTCTTTGGCGATGAGGGCTTCCCCGGTCAGGGGCAGGGTCGTCCGCGCCGTGAGCAAGGTCAGGCATCTGGTTCAGGGGTGATCATCTCGAAAGATGGCTACATCGTAACCAACAACCACGTGGTACAGGACGCCGACGAAGTAGAGGTAGTGATGACCGACAAGCGCAGCTTCAAAGCCAAAGTGGTGGGCACCGACCCCCTCACCGACCTCGCCGTTGTGAAAGTAGAGGCCAACAACCTGCCGTCCATCACGCTGGGCGACTCTGATGGTCTGAAACTAGGCGAATGGGTATTGGCCGTTGGTTACCCGCTTGATCTTGAATCGACGGTTACGGCCGGTATCGTAAGCGCTAAAGGCCGGGGTATCGGTATCCTGAGCCGCAATCAGCAGCAACAGCAGCCGGGTGGCAAGGCCGTCGATACGCCCATCGAGTCGTTTATCCAGACGGATGCCGCCATCAACCCTGGTAACTCGGGTGGTGCGCTGGTCAACCTGCGCGGTGAACTAGTGGGTATCAACTCAGCTATCGCCTCAGCCACAGGTTACTACAGCGGTTATGGGTTTGCCGTACCGGTGTCACTGGTGAAAAAAGTAACGGCCGACCTGCTGAAATACGGCAACGTACAACGCGGCTACATCGGTATTCTGCCCCGCGAGCTGGACAGCAAAACGGCTACCGAACTGGGCACGAAAGTAGGCCGTGGTATCTACGTAGAAAGCGTGACCGAGAACGGCGCGGCTAAAGCGGCCGGTATCCAGAAAGGCGACGTGATCGTGAAGATGGAAGGCCAACCGCTCGATTCAGACGCACAGATGCGCGAAATCGTGGGTCGTCGTCGGCCGGGCGATGTCGTCAACGTAACCATCAACCGGGGTGGCTCAGAGAAAGAGCTGAAGCTCGAACTCCGCAACCGCAACGGCGGTCGTGACGTGATCAAGAAAGAAGAAATGGCCGTGGCGGGTATGAAATCGCTGGGCGCCGAATTCTCGAACCTCACCGACCGTGAACGTCAGCAACTTGGCGTCAACGGCGGGGTGCGGGTCACGAAAATTCTGGATGGTAAAATGGCCGAAACCGACGTAGAGGAAGGGTTCATCATCGTGAAGGCCAATGGCAAGAACGTGAAAACCGTGAAAGACCTCGAAACCATCGTGGGTACGGTGAAAGAGGGCGAAGGCTTGCTGTTGATCGGGATGTACCCCAACAGCTCACGCATGATCTACTACGCCGTGCCGATGTAAGGCTTTAACAAAAAGTACGCATACAAAAAGGCAGTTCTTATGAGCTGCCTTTTTTGCGTTGTTACGGAGACAACTCGATCTAAAGAATTGATAAAAAGAAAAGGGCGGCCACGATGGGCCGCCCCTACAGGCAACGTACCTGGATTCTATTCGTAATAATTCAGCACCTGATGGCCGCTCTTCGCCAGCAGTTGGTCGCGCTGGAAGAGGGTGATATCGGCCTGCATCATGTCTTTCACCAGCGCGGGCAGATCGTACTTCGGCGTCCAGTTCAGTTTGGTCATTGCCTTGGTGGGATCACCCAGCAGCAGGTCTACTTCCGTCGGGCGGAAATAGCGGGGGTCGATCGCCATTACTTCCTTGCCAACCTCAACCGGGAACTCGGGGTTGCTGGCGCTGACAACGTAAGCTTTTTCTTCCACCCCTTCACCACGGAACTCTAGCTCGACGCCGATTTCCTGGAAGGCCATTTTGATGAAGTCACGCACCGTCGTGGTTACGCCTGTAGCGATCACGAAGTCTTCGGGGGTATCCTGTTGCAGAATCAGGTACATCGCCTCAACGTAGTCTTTGGCGTGGCCCCAGTCGCGCAGGGAGTCGATGTTGCCCATGAACACTTTATCCTGCAGGCCCAGACCGATCCGGGCTACGGCGCGGGTGATCTTGCGCGTAACGAAGGTCTCGCCGCGCAGGGGTGATTCGTGGTTGAACAGAATCCCGTTACAGGCAAACATGTTGTAGGCTTCGCGGTAATTGACCGTGATCCAGTAGCCATACAATTTAGCAACGGCATACGGCGAACGCGGGTAGAACGGCGTGGTTTCCGACTGAGCGTGGCCTTGCACCCCACCATACAGTTCCGAGGTCGATGCCTGGTAAATGCGTGTCTTCTCAGTCAGGCCCAGCAGCCGCACCGCCTCCAGAATACGAAGTGTACCGATGCCATCCACCTGCGCCGTGTATTCCGGCTCGTCGAAGCTCACCCGTACGTGCGACATGGCACCGAGGTTGTAGATCTCGTCGGGCTGCACCTCCTGAATCAACCGGATGATGTTCGTTGAATCCGACAGATCGCCGTAGTGCAGTTTGAAACGAACGTGCTGTTCATGCGGGTCTTCGTACATGTGGTCGATCCGCTGCGTATTGAACAGCGAGCTCCGACGCTTGACACCATGTACCTCATACCCTTTTTCGAGCAGCAATTCAGCTAGGTAAGCTCCATCCTGCCCGGTGATGCCAGTGATCAACGCTTTTTTCATAAGTGTATCAGAAAAGTTTGCATTTAACTCGGTGTACTTTTCTAATTGTTAGGATGCCTAACGCAACAAGAGTAACGTTATTTGTCAACAACAATTAGATAATTCGCCGAACAAATTGAATTTGTAAGATTTTGTGTATCAAGCCGTAAAACTACACGATAACAGCCACATCATTGCATTATTTTATTAAAATGCTCCGACGCACATCCACTTTATCGGGTTGCATTTGCGCACCGGCAAATAGGGTTTTCAGCCGGGCGAAATAGCGTTCAGCATCCATTTTTCGCATAAAATCGCCCACTTTCAGCCGGTAAGTCGGCTGTTGATAACTGGTGTAGGCGCTCAATTCCGGGAACTGTTTGTAGACCTCCAATTTGGCCGCATCGGCAGCAGCACGCTCATTGCCCACATAAATCTGCACCCGGTAGCCCGGTGCATAACGTACCCGGCGGTTCTGCTGAGCAATGGTGTCCAACAGCGCGTCGAGCCGCTTATTTATATGCAGAGCCTCAGCCGGAGCGGGCGGTGCGCTGGCTTTCCTGGGGATTTCGGCGGAGCGCGTAACGGGAGGCGCCGATGTCGTTACGACCACCTCCCTGCGGGGCGGTGTATACACGGGGCGAGCCGCCGTAAGATCTTCCGAATACTCGTTGTAGTTGCTGGTGGTGGTGCGGCTACTGGTGGTGGCGGGGCTGGGCGCGCAAGCCTGGATAAACAACCAGATTCCGCTCAACGCAAACCCATACTTCCTGAGACCATTCATACGTAATTGGCATTTCGCTGACTCACACGAGCCAGCCTGCCCACAAACTTACTACTTTTGCCACCGAGTATAAATTACGATTTGTGAGCGGTCCGCCGCAACCCCAATCGACAAGTCGGTACAGCTGATCGTATCGGCGGGGGTCATTCACGAATCGTACCGCTGCGGCGGACCGACTGTTAATCATACATCTATACATGCTGACTGTGCAACGCGGCGTTTCGTTGCGGCCCTATACCACCTTTGGCATTGAAGCTCAGGCCAATTATTTCGCCGATCTTATCTCCGAAGCTGATCTTGAGACCCTTCGCCAACTCAACGAACTCACTGACCTGCCCAAGCTGATTCTGGGTGGCGGCAGCAATCTTCTGTTGACCCAGAATTTCAGCGGCCTTGTGCTAAAACTATCGCTCGGCGGCATTGAGGTTGTTCGCGACGACGAACGCCACATCTACGTGCGGGCCGGCGGTGGGGTTGTCTGGCATGATCTGGTCATGTACTGCGTGGCCAACAACTACGCCGGGCTCGAGAACCTGTCGCTCATTCCCGGCACTGTGGGGGCGGCTCCTATGCAGAACATCGGAGCCTATGGCGTCGAGATTGAACAGGTGTTTGATCACCTCGAAGCTGTGCACATCGAGACGGGTGAAAAACGCCGCTTCGAGCATGCCGACTGTCAGTTTGGCTACCGCGAGAGCGTGTTCAAACACGCCCTTAAAGGGCAGTACATCATCGCCTCGGTCACGTTCCGGCTCGATAAGGTGCCCACGTTTCATACGGGATACGGCGCCATCAGCGAGACGTTGGCCGAGATGGGCATCACCGACGAGACGTTGACGATCCGGGCGATCAGTGAGGCCGTCATCCGTATCCGGCGCAGCAAACTCCCCGACCCGGCCGAGATTGGCAACGCGGGTAGCTTCTTCAAAAACCCCGAAATCGATCAGGCGCAGTTCGATCAGTTGAAGGCAACGTACCCAGCCTTACCCGGTTACCCGCTGACCTCCGGCCGGGTGAAAGTACCGGCGGGTTGGCTCATCGAGCAGGCTGGCTGGAAGGGCTACCGGAGCGGCGACGCGGGCGTTCACGCCAAACAGGCGCTGGTGTTGGTCAATTATGGCAACGCTACGGGCCAGGACATACTTGATCTGGCGCAGCGCGTCCGGGCGTCGGTGCTGGAAAAATTCGGGATCGAGATCAACCCGGAAGTCAACGTTATTTAAATAGAAAAAGGGCTGACGCGCCCATTGTGCCTGCGTCAGCCCTTTCACTCATTCACGCTTTATCTCGTTCGCTTGTTAAAAACAGAGCGATGCGGCACCCAGCAGGCCGGCGTCATTCCCCAGCGTGGCTTTCGTCACGGTCAGGCTCTTTTTGTAGTAAGGCGTGAGCCAGTAGTCGAGTTGTTTGTTAACAGCGGGCATAATGTAGTCGAACGACGCCGACAAGCCACCGCCGATCAGGATTTGCTTGATGTCGAGAATCCGAACCATTGTCACGAGCGCATCGCCCAGCATCTCGCCCACTTCAGCCCAGATGGCCAGTGCCAGCGCGTCGCCTTCCGCGGCAGCGGCCACCAGCCCCGTCGTCGAAATGGTGCCGTCGTCAGACAACATCGTCTTGCCCCTGAACTCAGAGCGACGGAGTGTAGCCAGATCGAGCAACTCTTTCTTGCCGATGTTGCGCTCCAGCACTTTTCCGTTGCGCGACGGAATGTGGCCAGGCTCCATGGCGTTACCGTCACCACCAACAAACACTTTCTTGTTGATGATAGCTGCTCCGCCTACGCCCGTGCCGAGGGTGATGAAGATGTAGTTTTCATCGTTCATGTCCTCCACAAAGTAAAATTCACCCAGAGCGGCGGCGTTAGCGTCATTTTCCAGGAAAAATTCAACGTCGGGGAAGCGCTTGGTCAGGATATCGACCATCGGCACACCGTCCAGCTCGGGGATGGCCGTGATCTCGAGAGGGACCGTACGGTCGCGGTTGATCATGCCCGGCAGCCCGATACCCACCTTCTTTACGTCTTTATTGGCGTACAGCTCGACAGCGATGGCATCGGCGAAGCGTTCCATGAAATGGCCCGATTCGCGCCAGCTGGCCGTGTCGTGGCTATAAAAATTGGTGATTTTGCCCGTTTTCGCGTCAACAACGCCCATTTTGACGTTGGTGCCACCCACGTCGATACCTAAATACTGTGCTGAAGCCATTCCTATGAATGAAAATTTATGAATGAAGAATTAAGTGAGCCGTAGAGTCAGAATGCCGCGAAATTACGGAAGGTCTTGACATTACATACCTAAGATTTGGATGTATGTAATTTCATTACTTATTTTCGGGCATGAACAGCACCACTCAACATGTACTAAAAGGAAGTCTGTCCGTAATTATCCTTAGGCTACTGGAAGAGCGCGACCGCATGTATGGCTACGAGATCACGCAGCAGGTGAAAGCGCTTACGGCTGGCGAGATGATGATTACGGAAGGGGCCCTTTACCCGGCGCTGCACAAACTCGAAGCCGAGGGCCTGCTCACGGCCACGACCGAGCTGGTGGACGGGCGCGCCCGAAAGTACTACTCCCTTACCCGCGACGGGCAGCAACAGGCCGTCGGGCGCGTTTCGGAACTACGGGCATTTGTGGAACACCTCAACACCATCCTGAACCTGAAACCAGCCATCTAGTCCCATGACTCCGCACCAACGGCAACAGCTAGTAACGTACCTGCAACAGAACGGGATCGTGTATAAAGAAGTCTTTGACGAACTCTTTGATCATTTGTCATGCAGTATAGAAGAGTCTATGCAGCAGACGCTTCCATTCGACGTTGCCTTTCGTCGAGCCACTTCCTCGCTGGGCGGGCAACCGGCTATTCACCAGATTCAAGCGTACCGAAAAGCAGCCATAAAGCAGCAGTATAAGCGATGGGTGAAGCAGCAGTACACAATGGCCTTACGACGCCCGGTTGTCGTAGCGCTGGTGATTATGGTAGGCTTTGGGCTATGGCAGGTGATTGAATCAACACCTGGCGCCAATCGCCTGCACATCTTGGCAGGAGGGTTTACGGCGCTTTATATAGGCAGTTGGCTCGTTCCGCTCATACAGTCAGCTTATCAATACAGGTTATACCGGAAAGGGCGGGCAAACACACCCTACACGCTCGTTATCAAACTGCTGAACGAGCAGAATCTTGTAATCCTTTGCGGCTTTTTACCTGTGCTGTTAGGATCAAAGACAATCCCATCCTTAGCTGATCTGGCATTGACGTGGCTCACCTGCATGGGCCTCTGCTTCCAGTTCTGCATAACCAGCCGCCATGTGCAAGTAGCTTATACCCTATCAACAACACGATGACTCCGCACCAATTACGCCTCATTGATAAGCACCTGCGCGCCGACAACTGGCTACTAAGTGAGGAACTGATTGCCGAACTGACCGACCACTACGTAGCAGGGATCATCGATCATATGGCGGCTGGTGAATCATTCGACGACGCCCTGCGAGCCGTTCACATGGGCTTTGGCGGGCGCAAGGGACTGCTGGCGCTGGAAGAACAATTTGAACAGGAACAGGCGCGGCGACCCCGTCGCCTGATGCAGAAAATTTTGCTAAGCTATCTGCAATGGCCACGGGCAGCTTACACGATGGCGCTGGTGGCCACGCTGGTGTATCTGTCGTCGACGAATGTGCTGGCGTCAAAGGTTACGTATGCCGCCAATTTCGCTGTGGCGGTGGCCGTAGGGCATTTTCTAATCCTACTGCTGGGTACGTGGTATCGGCGCTGGAAAAAGCAATCGCCCCGCCTGACCAATCAGACGCTGTCTATGCTCTATAGCCACTACGGCTTGATTTGCTGGGTCGTTATCTGGCCGCGTTTCTTCCTAAAAGGCGACTCATCTGCCACGGCCAACTGGCTATTATCAGTCCTGGTTATCGTCACAGTGGTAGTGTACGAGCTAGCTGTCGGCGGGTTTTTACAAGCCATCATGCAACAACGAAATTCGGTCACTAAGGCCTGAACTACGGAACTTTACCAATGGTCGACTTACCGGTTGATCCAACTGTGATTAACTCAAAAATTACCGTCGAAGGGCTTGCCTGTTTTCAGGTCTTTGAGCGAAAACGAGTTGACGGCGCCTACACCCGCAAATTCGACGGTGACGCCGTAGATGCGTTTCAGTGGCATTTTGTAGCTGGTTTCATGTACCCGACGCCCATTGATGAACAGCTGTACCCGCTGATCGACGACCCGCAGCGTCAGCGTACCGCCCCGGCGTAGGTCTGCGCCCAGAAAACGGACATCATCCCGTGAACCGCTTTTGTGTTGGTCGGAAAACTGCATTTCCGCCCAGTAGACACATCCCGGCTTGATAATGTCGACGGTGTGCTGCGACGACTCGCCATATATGGTAACGCCCACCTGTGAACAGCGCACACCGGCCCGGTCGGGCGAGGTTACCACCTGGGTGGTCAACTCAAAGTTATCGGCGTCGATATCCGTAACCTGCGTATTCGTAAACCCGATAAAAAATGTGCGGTTGGTGTCGACGCCCGCACGCGCGGCAGCCAGCGGGCCAACGCTTCGCCGACCACCCACAAACAACCCGGGTACGTCGATCGGATACACCCGCGTCGTGTCGTGGGGCATGTGGGCCGTGGCTACCCAGCCTTTGGTCGGCAAGTAAATGGTGGCGGTATCGAGGCGGAGAGTGCCCTGTTTCAGGACGGCAAAATAACGTCCCGGCTTTTCGTAATAATGGTTGTAGAGGGCGGTAGAAACTTCGGCCTCGATGGGCTTACGCCGACCATCCCCAAACTCAATAACATACGGCACCGGGTCGTCGGCAACGCCAGCCAGCCCACGAATCTGAAAATTGGCCGAGTGCGGATTCTCGCCGATTGGGTTCTTACAAATGAGTTGCACCGCCCCCGTGGTTGCCGGTTTGGTCAGAAAGTGGCGGTACGTAGCCATTCCCCCGATGAATAAGGCAATAACGGCCAGCCCAGCCAGCCAACGCCACGTACCCGACCGCTTCTGCGGCGATGGGCCAATCGGATGAGGAGACACAGCTACCGACACGGCTACGATTGGCTGATCTGGCACCTCGATTGTCTGGTCGGGTATTGACTCCGCCTGGGGCGATGCCTCAACAAAGTGTTCCCAATCGGTGTAGCCGCTATACTTCGCCAGCGCGTCGCGGGTTGCTTTTTGCGGGTAATAGCGGGAGCCGGTCCTGATTTTGCCGAAAATTCGCTTCAGTGTGTTCGGGCTGATCTGCACGCCCGTCTGCCGGAACAGCGTATGGCTAAGCCTGACGAAATCGCTGTTGGTCCAGTCTTCCCAGTTGGGGTTCCCGAACACCTCACTCACCAGCAGACAGCAGCGGTCCAGTTGGTGATAACAGGCAGCCTTATCTTGTCCATTTTCCGCGACCATCACTCAGCAATATCTTCTCTATCAACAGGTTAGCTTGTCCATAATTCTGGACAAGAAAATGGGTAAGTTAGGCTACTGCCGCACCACATAGTGCAATTTTATATTCGCACAGTCAAATTTTTGAATCACCTCTGGTCGCCTCCCGACGGCTATGATTCACTAAATATCGATAAAAATATGCGACAAAAACTTCTACTAAGTTGCGCCCTGTTTCTGGGCTGGCTCGCTCCGATGCTGGCGCAGAACCGGAGCATCAGCGGCCGGGTCACCGACGAAAGCGCCAAGGAGCTGCCCGGCGTCAGTATTGTCTTGAAAGGAACGCAGCGCGGTACGGTCAGCGAGGCCAATGGCCAGTACAAACTCAACCTACCCGACAGTGGCCCGGTCACGCTTATTTTCTCGTTTGTGGGTTACCAAAGTCAGGAAGTAAACGTAACGGATCAGGCCAATCTGAACATCAGCCTCAAGCCCGACGACAATTCGCTCGAAGAGGTGGTGGTCGTGGGCTACGGCACGCAGAAGAAAAAAGACCTGACCGGTGCCCTCTCGACCATCGAAGCCAAAGACGTGGCGGGGCGGCAAACCACCCAGATTTCGGAAGCGCTGCAAGGCAGCATCGCGGGCGTTTCGGTAACCCGTGGCAGCGGCGCACCGGGGGCCAGCTCAAGTATCCTGATCCGGGGCATCACCACGCTCGGCACCAACAGCCCGCTGATTATCGTGGATGGCGTGCCGGTCAGCAGCATCGACAACGTCAATCCGGGCGATGTCGAAACCGTGACGGTCTTGAAAGATGCTGCGTCGGCCGCTATTTACGGGTCGCGCGGGGCGGCGGGCGTCGTGCTCGTCACCACCAAACGCGCCAAAGAAGGCTTCAGCAGTTTTGAATATACGGGCGAATATGGCGTTCAGAAAGCCACCGCCCTGCCCACCTACGTCAACGCCCCCACCTACATGCGTCTGTTCAACGAACAGGCCACCAACGACGGTTCGGCCACTGGCCCTTACTCGCAGGACGTCATTACCAATTTTGAGAAGTATAACCGCGACACGCCCGACCTCTTCCCGTTTGCCAACACCGACTGGCAGCGCACGGTGATGACGAAGACCTACGCCCCCCGCTACCGGCACGACCTGGTTTTTACGATGGGGACGGGTAAAATCAAAACCAAGGCGTCGCTTGGGTACGTTAAGCAGGATGCGTTCTACACCAACTATTCCTACGAGCGGTATCTGTTTCGGGTCAACAACGACCTGCAAATCAACCCGAAGCTGAGCGCCAGCCTCGACGTGGCCTACAAGCGCACCAACACGGTTACGCCGGTGGTCAACCCGATCTACGAGGCGCGGGTGATGCCTCCTATCTACGACAATTTTTATGCAGATGGCCGATATGCGCTGGCGAAAGACGGGCGTAATCCCATTGCCCAGCTCAACGAGGGCGGCACCAGCAACGGCACCTTCAACCAGTTTCTGGGGCGGCTGGCCTTCAACTATAAACCCGTCGACGGCCTCACGCTGACGGCCCTGGTGTCGCCCACCATCGACCTCGACAAAACAAAGGCCTTTGCCAAGCGGATCGCCTTCACCAACCCCGACGGCACGCCCAGTTCCTTCAGCAATCAGGCCCGCACCACCCTCACCGAGGGGCGCAACGAGAGCCTGGCCATCACGGGTCAACTGCTCGCCAACTACAACAAAGATCTGGCCGGTGGGCACAACATCGACATTTTGGGCGGTTACGAAGAAATCTATAACTCGTTTGAATCGCTGGGCGCGTCACGCAGCGGGTTTGCGCTCACGGATTTCCCCTATCTGAATGCAGGCTCCCAGGAACTGCGCGACAATTCCGGCAGTGCCAACGAGGTGGCGCTTCGGTCGGTATTCGGGCGGGTTAAATACGACTATAAGAACAAATACTACCTCCAGGGTAACCTGCGTTACGACAAATCGTCGCGGTTCGACAAACAGTACCGGGGTGCCCTATTCCCGTCGGTATCGGCGGGCTGGACCCTGTCGGAAGAGGCCTTTCTAAGAAACAGCAGCTGGCTTTCGTTCCTGAAGCTGCGCGGCTCGTATGGCGAAGTGGGCAACGAACGAGTTGGCAACTATCCCTATCAGGCCACTATCAGCTTCAGCAACGCGCTTTTTTACCAGAACGGCGTGGTGGTGCCGCTCAACGGCGGTGGTCAGGTCGACTACGCGGTGCAGAATATTTCGTGGGAAACCACGCGCACCGTCGACGTGGGCATCGACGCGGCCTTCCTGAAAAACCGGCTCACCATCTCGGCCGATTATTACCAGAAACGTACCTACGACATCCTGCTGGCGCTCGACATTCCGCTTTATCTGGGCTACGAACGGCCGCAGCAGAACGCGGGCATTCTGGACGTGAAGGGCTGGGAACTGGAAACGTCCTGGCGCGACCGGTTGGGTAAACTCAACTACTCGGTGGCCTTCAACCTGTCGGATGCCAAGTCGACGGTCGTCGACCTGAAAGGCACGCAGGTGCTGGGCGCGCAGTCGACGTTCAAGGGCAGCGAGTTCAACGAGTGGTTTGGCTACCGCTCGGCGGGGCTGTACCAGACGCAGGACGAAGCCGCCAACTCGCCCCGCCTCAACACCAACGTCTCGGCCGGCGACGTGCGCTACCTCGAC comes from Fibrella aestuarina BUZ 2 and encodes:
- a CDS encoding Do family serine endopeptidase, with the protein product MKSNWKVLVLIALLSSGVTLAAYNLLGFNKRDVIFTESAGSPMSRLASLTGNAPSGAPGDFSYAAEAVTPTVVHIRTTITRTVRQQQVPDIFRDFFGDEGFPGQGQGRPRREQGQASGSGVIISKDGYIVTNNHVVQDADEVEVVMTDKRSFKAKVVGTDPLTDLAVVKVEANNLPSITLGDSDGLKLGEWVLAVGYPLDLESTVTAGIVSAKGRGIGILSRNQQQQQPGGKAVDTPIESFIQTDAAINPGNSGGALVNLRGELVGINSAIASATGYYSGYGFAVPVSLVKKVTADLLKYGNVQRGYIGILPRELDSKTATELGTKVGRGIYVESVTENGAAKAAGIQKGDVIVKMEGQPLDSDAQMREIVGRRRPGDVVNVTINRGGSEKELKLELRNRNGGRDVIKKEEMAVAGMKSLGAEFSNLTDRERQQLGVNGGVRVTKILDGKMAETDVEEGFIIVKANGKNVKTVKDLETIVGTVKEGEGLLLIGMYPNSSRMIYYAVPM
- the gmd gene encoding GDP-mannose 4,6-dehydratase: MKKALITGITGQDGAYLAELLLEKGYEVHGVKRRSSLFNTQRIDHMYEDPHEQHVRFKLHYGDLSDSTNIIRLIQEVQPDEIYNLGAMSHVRVSFDEPEYTAQVDGIGTLRILEAVRLLGLTEKTRIYQASTSELYGGVQGHAQSETTPFYPRSPYAVAKLYGYWITVNYREAYNMFACNGILFNHESPLRGETFVTRKITRAVARIGLGLQDKVFMGNIDSLRDWGHAKDYVEAMYLILQQDTPEDFVIATGVTTTVRDFIKMAFQEIGVELEFRGEGVEEKAYVVSASNPEFPVEVGKEVMAIDPRYFRPTEVDLLLGDPTKAMTKLNWTPKYDLPALVKDMMQADITLFQRDQLLAKSGHQVLNYYE
- a CDS encoding SPOR domain-containing protein, whose amino-acid sequence is MNGLRKYGFALSGIWLFIQACAPSPATTSSRTTTSNYNEYSEDLTAARPVYTPPRREVVVTTSAPPVTRSAEIPRKASAPPAPAEALHINKRLDALLDTIAQQNRRVRYAPGYRVQIYVGNERAAADAAKLEVYKQFPELSAYTSYQQPTYRLKVGDFMRKMDAERYFARLKTLFAGAQMQPDKVDVRRSILIK
- the murB gene encoding UDP-N-acetylmuramate dehydrogenase; its protein translation is MLTVQRGVSLRPYTTFGIEAQANYFADLISEADLETLRQLNELTDLPKLILGGGSNLLLTQNFSGLVLKLSLGGIEVVRDDERHIYVRAGGGVVWHDLVMYCVANNYAGLENLSLIPGTVGAAPMQNIGAYGVEIEQVFDHLEAVHIETGEKRRFEHADCQFGYRESVFKHALKGQYIIASVTFRLDKVPTFHTGYGAISETLAEMGITDETLTIRAISEAVIRIRRSKLPDPAEIGNAGSFFKNPEIDQAQFDQLKATYPALPGYPLTSGRVKVPAGWLIEQAGWKGYRSGDAGVHAKQALVLVNYGNATGQDILDLAQRVRASVLEKFGIEINPEVNVI
- a CDS encoding ROK family protein; its protein translation is MASAQYLGIDVGGTNVKMGVVDAKTGKITNFYSHDTASWRESGHFMERFADAIAVELYANKDVKKVGIGLPGMINRDRTVPLEITAIPELDGVPMVDILTKRFPDVEFFLENDANAAALGEFYFVEDMNDENYIFITLGTGVGGAAIINKKVFVGGDGNAMEPGHIPSRNGKVLERNIGKKELLDLATLRRSEFRGKTMLSDDGTISTTGLVAAAAEGDALALAIWAEVGEMLGDALVTMVRILDIKQILIGGGLSASFDYIMPAVNKQLDYWLTPYYKKSLTVTKATLGNDAGLLGAASLCF
- a CDS encoding PadR family transcriptional regulator, which produces MNSTTQHVLKGSLSVIILRLLEERDRMYGYEITQQVKALTAGEMMITEGALYPALHKLEAEGLLTATTELVDGRARKYYSLTRDGQQQAVGRVSELRAFVEHLNTILNLKPAI
- a CDS encoding SusC/RagA family TonB-linked outer membrane protein — translated: MRQKLLLSCALFLGWLAPMLAQNRSISGRVTDESAKELPGVSIVLKGTQRGTVSEANGQYKLNLPDSGPVTLIFSFVGYQSQEVNVTDQANLNISLKPDDNSLEEVVVVGYGTQKKKDLTGALSTIEAKDVAGRQTTQISEALQGSIAGVSVTRGSGAPGASSSILIRGITTLGTNSPLIIVDGVPVSSIDNVNPGDVETVTVLKDAASAAIYGSRGAAGVVLVTTKRAKEGFSSFEYTGEYGVQKATALPTYVNAPTYMRLFNEQATNDGSATGPYSQDVITNFEKYNRDTPDLFPFANTDWQRTVMTKTYAPRYRHDLVFTMGTGKIKTKASLGYVKQDAFYTNYSYERYLFRVNNDLQINPKLSASLDVAYKRTNTVTPVVNPIYEARVMPPIYDNFYADGRYALAKDGRNPIAQLNEGGTSNGTFNQFLGRLAFNYKPVDGLTLTALVSPTIDLDKTKAFAKRIAFTNPDGTPSSFSNQARTTLTEGRNESLAITGQLLANYNKDLAGGHNIDILGGYEEIYNSFESLGASRSGFALTDFPYLNAGSQELRDNSGSANEVALRSVFGRVKYDYKNKYYLQGNLRYDKSSRFDKQYRGALFPSVSAGWTLSEEAFLRNSSWLSFLKLRGSYGEVGNERVGNYPYQATISFSNALFYQNGVVVPLNGGGQVDYAVQNISWETTRTVDVGIDAAFLKNRLTISADYYQKRTYDILLALDIPLYLGYERPQQNAGILDVKGWELETSWRDRLGKLNYSVAFNLSDAKSTVVDLKGTQVLGAQSTFKGSEFNEWFGYRSAGLYQTQDEAANSPRLNTNVSAGDVRYLDLNNDGKITPDDKVLLGGSLPRYLYGSTIRLDYNGFDLGLVMQGVAKKSSRLPDDVVRPFAEAFGNVPEELVGRFWSKTNSAEQNLAARYPRLSTRSLAANYEMSDFWLISGAYFRVKNITLGYTLRNNFLKKIGLQSTRVYVSANDVFAVHNFPKYWDPEVGGSSYPIVTTLMAGATLKF